The region GTAAATATTTTTACAAAAGAGGCATATTTCTCTATAGATAAACCAAATACACCTGATATTGCATCACAGTTAGCACAAGAAATTAGTAATACAGATTTTAACAATACTGATGCTCTAGAAGAGACTATAAATAAAGTTGAAAATAGTATTAATCAACTTCAAAATTTAAAAGACCAATTTACTGATTTAGGAAATAAACTTGAATCAAGTGCAAGAGTTTCAATACAAGAACAAGTTGAACTTTCTAATCAAAATAGAGCTAATAAAAATATTAATTTTGGTAATGAAGTAAATGATTTTTCAAAAACTAATATACAAGCAAATGTAGGCTATTTAGCTGCCTCTCAAGCAAATATAGTACAAGAACAAAGTGTTAGGCTATTATCTTAGTATTTATTTTAAAATACAATGATTTATAGCAACACCTTCTCTTAATCCATCATCTAAAACAATAGATTCATTTTTTTCTAGAACTTCAAATATTGCTCTATAAATATAAATTCCTATTTCAATAAACTCTACCCTACCACTACCTACTAGTTTAGTAATTATATCTTTTGAAGAATTTCTAAAAATATCTAATGAGTCTTCTAAATCTTTTAAATTTAGTACTGTTCCATTTACTAACTCTTTATCATAATGGAAAAAATCTTGTCCTAGTTTTATTGCAGCTATAGTTGTAGGAGTGCCAGCAGTTGCAACAAAGGTATAATCTTTTAAATCTATTTTTAATTCATCAATAAAGGCTCGTATATCAACTTTATGTGAATTTAGTTCTTTAATTAAATCTTCATATTTTAAATACTTTTGAGTTAAGGTTACTATGCCAAAATTAAAACTATGTGAAAAATAAGAATCTCCATCATTTACTATAATTTCAGTTGACCCACCACCAATATCAAGCAAAACAAATTTTGAGGAATTTATTTTTTCTCTTTTAAGTGCATATTTAACAGCTAATAAAGTAAGTCTAGCTTCTTCTTTCCCATCTATTATATTAAATTTAGCACCAGTTCTTTTTTCGAAGGTTTTTAATACTTCACTGTTATTTGAAGCTATTCTCATAGCTGCTGTTGTTACACAAACTGCTTTAGAAGGTTCATAACCTAATTGTATTGAAGATTGATTGATTGCATTTATAACTCTTTCTTGAGCCTCTTTTGATATAGCCTTTGTTTCATTTAAACCATCAGCCATACCTACAACTTCATTATATTCATCAATTATTTGATTATTTAAGCAATCATAAATTAAGACTCTAAAAGAATTAGAGCCTAAATCAATAGTCGTAACTTTATTCATATTATGGATGAGGAATTTTTAGTTTAGAATTAAGTAAGAAACCTATAACAATCATTAAAATAATAACTACATGTTCATTCATTATGCCAGTTAACCATACAAGATAAACTAGCCATAAAAGAATTGCTCCTAAAGGAGTTGGAACACCTGTAAAGTATTTAGATACTTCACCCTCTTCGGCATTTATATTAAACTGAATTAATCTTCTTAAACCTGATATCACATAATAAATAAAAGCAAATGCAATAAGAGGTGTATTTAACATCATCTCTTTTCCATCAATTACTGCAAAAAATATAAACATAGTTGGAACTATTACAAAAGATAAAAAGTCAGCAAATGAGTCTAGTTGAATTCCAAATTCAGTTGATAAATTATATTTTCTTGCAATTTTACCATCTACTATATCGAATGCACCAGCTAACCACGCAAAAAGTGCTGCTGCGAAAAAATTATCATGTGTTAAATAATAAATTGCAAAAACTCCTGCTGCAATATTAAAAAAAGTTGCTAAATTGGCTAAATTAAAGTGACTGTTTTTATCAAATAAAAATGTCATTATTCCCCTTCATTGTGTATTGTAAATTGATTTCTACCATTTTCTTTTGACTTATATAAACATTCATCAGCTATTTTATATAATTTATTACAAGAAATATATGAATTTGGTTCATATATAACTGCTCCAATAGATATAGTAACTACTTGTGATATCTTACTATTTTTATGCTCAATATTTAATGACTCGATATTTTTATTAACATCTTTTAGACACTCTTTTAAGATATCCTCATCAATATCAAATAAAATAACTCCAAACTCTTCACCACCAAGTCTAAATACATATTCGTACTCTTTATTAAAATAAGTTTTCAAGTTACTTGCAACTGCTTTTAAAGTGACATCACCCATATCATGACCATAGGTATCATTATATTGTTTGAAAAAGTCAATATCAAACATAACAAAAGCTGTTTTCCAATTATTTGCATTTGAAATAAAAGGCATATTATCAAATATCTTGTCAAAATACATACGGTTATATAATTTTGTCATAGAATCAGTTATTGAGTCCATTTTATATTTTTTAGTAAGAATTTTTAGTTGATTATCTTTTTTAATAATAGAATAAATAATTAAAGAAATAAAAATAAAAGAGACAATAATTAATAAAACCATATTATAAAAAAGATAGTCTTTCATAGAAGAATACTCTTTTAAAAATGCTCTTCGTTGCTTATAAGCAACTTTTTTTTCATGCTCTTTTAAAAAATTAATTTTATTTATGATGCTATCATATTCAGAAATTTTTATTGAATAAGTTAAAGAAGTGCTAACACTTTTATTAACTACTTCAACAACTTTCCTTTCATCAATATCTTTATATGCGCTATTATAATAAGTCCACTCTTTTTTAATTTTTCTAAAATATGGATCTCTATTACATTTTTTATGTGTTCTCATACAAACAATCAAATCTTTATACTCTTCTTCTATAGCATGTAATTTTAACACAGGCACATAATTTCCAAAATATATTTTATCTATATGATTTTTTAATTTATCAATTTGTGAATTAAACATAAAACTTGATGTAAATAATGATAGAATAATTATTATACTTAAAACAATAAGTTTAAAACTAAGACTTTTATAAAACTCTTTTTTCATTCTCTATTATAAGCTATAAATAATTAAACTGCTCATAAAATAAGCTTAACTTTATCTTAATGAACTTTTAGATATAATCGCGCCTTTATTAAAGAAAGGTTTTAATTTGTTAAATATAAAAAATACATTTATAGGACAATCTATAAAAAGTGATGTCTTATCAGGAATTGTTGTTGCTGTAGCACTTGTTCCTGAAGCTATTGCTTTTTCTATTATTGCAGGAGTGTCTCCTCTAGTTGGATTATATACTGCTTTTATATTAGGGTTAATTACTGCAATGATTGGTGGTAAAGCCGGAATGATTTCAGGAGCTACAGGTGCAGTTGCTGTTGTACTAGTAGGACTTGGAGTAAAAATCAAAGAAGCACTTCCTCAAAACCTATTAGAGCAACTAACAGTAACTAACGAACTATCAAATTATATCTTACAATATATATTATTAGCAACTATTTTAGCAGGTATTATTCAGATATTAGTTGGAGTATTTAAACTAGGAAAATTAATTAGATTAGTTCCCCAACCAGCAATGTATGGATTTGTAAATGGTCTAGCAATTGTTATTGCAATGGCTCAGTTTCCTCTTTTTAAAGGTGAAAATTGGATTATGTATGCCTTAGTATTAGGAACTATGATAATAGTTAAATTTTTTCCAAAAGTTTCCAATGCAATACCATCTGGACTTGTGGCAATTATAGTTATTTCTGTTATTGTTATTGGTTTAGATTTAGATACAAAAAGAGTTGGAGATTTAGCTGATATATCAGGAAGTTTACCCTCTTTTTCTATTCCAACATTACATGTCGATTTTGATTCGATATTAACAGTTCTTCCTTATTCTATTTTAGTTGCATTAGTAGGACTTATTGAATCTTTATTAACTCTTTCTGTTCTAGATGAAATGGGAGGTAAAAGAGGTAGTGGAAACCAAGAATGTATTGCCCAAGGTACGGGAAATGTAGTTTGTGGTTTCTTTGGAGGAATGGCAGGTTGTGCAATGATTGGACAATCTATTATTAACTTCTCAAATGGTGGATGGGGTAGATTATCAGCCCTTACTGCTTCACTATTGCTTATCTCTTTTGTTGTGGCTCTTTCTGGATATATTGCAATGATTCCAGTTGCAGTTCTTGTAGGTATTATGTTTATGGTTTCTATTGGAACTTTTGAGTGGGAAAGTGGAAATAGAATTAGATATATGCCAAACTCTGATAAGTTTGTATTAGTTGCAGTTACAATTATCACTATCTTTGCAGACCTTGCAATAGCAGTTATTACAGGTATTATTATCTCTGCACTTGTATTTGCATGGAAACATTCAAAAGTAAGAAGTAGAACATATAGAGAAGGAAATGATACAAAAGTTTATGAGTTTGATGGACCACTATTTTTTGGTTCAACTACATCTTTCTTTGAATTATTTGATACAAAACATGACCCAGAGAATATAATCTTAAACTTTAAAGATGCAAGAGTTATGGATATATCTGGGGTTGAAGCTATTGATTCAATTACAAAAAAATATGCTGATTTAGGGAAAAAGCTTACAATTAGACACTTAAGTGAAGATTGTAAAAAAATTCTTAAGAATGCTGGACCATTTTGTACATATGAAGAAGATGAACCAAACTATAAGGTAGCTATAAACTACTAATACTTAGGGATAAACTAACTAGTTTGTCCCACTTATTTACATTTTCTTTTCTCTTTGATATAATATACCTATAATACAAAAATAGGTTTGTTATGGAAATAAATAATTTTTCACAATCATCATCACTAATATATCAAGAACTAGCTCAAAAAAGAGCGGAATTATCTAATATAGACAAAAAAGAACTTGAAAAATCTACACAAGAATCTTATGATAAAGTTAATATTAGCGATAACAAGTATGATGAGAAAGATTATAATAGAGTATTAGACAAATTTAAAGATTTAGATGCCGAAACAAAAACTCATGAACAAACCCATGCATCAGGAGCACCTACAACTGCACCAATAAGCTATAACTACCAAGTAGGACCAGATGGTAAATTATATGCAACTGGGGGTTCAGTTAGATTTGACACTTCTATTCCAGATGATGAAGCAAGTGCAAATGTAAAATTAGAACAGTTAAAAGATGCTTCAAGTTCAGTAGATAATTTAAGTAGCGCAGATGCTCAAATAGCACGAACTGCAAACTTAAATAAACTTTTATTACAAAGCCAAGATTATAATCAAGGAGAAAGTAATGAGAATTGATAATAATATACATGCAATGACAGCTTCTGCGGTACAAATAGACAAGTTAGCTACAAACCTAGCTGATGTAGCTAATACTGTAGGAGAGCCAGAGAATCAAGAAGTAACACAAGATTTAATTGATTCAATTGTAGGACAAATACCAGAAGTTATTTCATATGAAGCAAATGCAAAAGGAATAGAAACTCAAAATGCTGTCGCAGATGTATTACTAAATATAAAGGCTTAAAGAAGAATGTCAAAAATAAATATCGTATGTCCCCATTGTCAAAAAGTAAATGCAATTCCCAAAAAAGACAGTTATGCAAAAGCTA is a window of Arcobacter sp. LA11 DNA encoding:
- a CDS encoding exopolyphosphatase, producing the protein MNKVTTIDLGSNSFRVLIYDCLNNQIIDEYNEVVGMADGLNETKAISKEAQERVINAINQSSIQLGYEPSKAVCVTTAAMRIASNNSEVLKTFEKRTGAKFNIIDGKEEARLTLLAVKYALKREKINSSKFVLLDIGGGSTEIIVNDGDSYFSHSFNFGIVTLTQKYLKYEDLIKELNSHKVDIRAFIDELKIDLKDYTFVATAGTPTTIAAIKLGQDFFHYDKELVNGTVLNLKDLEDSLDIFRNSSKDIITKLVGSGRVEFIEIGIYIYRAIFEVLEKNESIVLDDGLREGVAINHCILK
- a CDS encoding phosphatidylcholine/phosphatidylserine synthase, producing MTFLFDKNSHFNLANLATFFNIAAGVFAIYYLTHDNFFAAALFAWLAGAFDIVDGKIARKYNLSTEFGIQLDSFADFLSFVIVPTMFIFFAVIDGKEMMLNTPLIAFAFIYYVISGLRRLIQFNINAEEGEVSKYFTGVPTPLGAILLWLVYLVWLTGIMNEHVVIILMIVIGFLLNSKLKIPHP
- a CDS encoding GGDEF domain-containing protein — protein: MPVLKLHAIEEEYKDLIVCMRTHKKCNRDPYFRKIKKEWTYYNSAYKDIDERKVVEVVNKSVSTSLTYSIKISEYDSIINKINFLKEHEKKVAYKQRRAFLKEYSSMKDYLFYNMVLLIIVSFIFISLIIYSIIKKDNQLKILTKKYKMDSITDSMTKLYNRMYFDKIFDNMPFISNANNWKTAFVMFDIDFFKQYNDTYGHDMGDVTLKAVASNLKTYFNKEYEYVFRLGGEEFGVILFDIDEDILKECLKDVNKNIESLNIEHKNSKISQVVTISIGAVIYEPNSYISCNKLYKIADECLYKSKENGRNQFTIHNEGE
- a CDS encoding SulP family inorganic anion transporter, whose translation is MLNIKNTFIGQSIKSDVLSGIVVAVALVPEAIAFSIIAGVSPLVGLYTAFILGLITAMIGGKAGMISGATGAVAVVLVGLGVKIKEALPQNLLEQLTVTNELSNYILQYILLATILAGIIQILVGVFKLGKLIRLVPQPAMYGFVNGLAIVIAMAQFPLFKGENWIMYALVLGTMIIVKFFPKVSNAIPSGLVAIIVISVIVIGLDLDTKRVGDLADISGSLPSFSIPTLHVDFDSILTVLPYSILVALVGLIESLLTLSVLDEMGGKRGSGNQECIAQGTGNVVCGFFGGMAGCAMIGQSIINFSNGGWGRLSALTASLLLISFVVALSGYIAMIPVAVLVGIMFMVSIGTFEWESGNRIRYMPNSDKFVLVAVTIITIFADLAIAVITGIIISALVFAWKHSKVRSRTYREGNDTKVYEFDGPLFFGSTTSFFELFDTKHDPENIILNFKDARVMDISGVEAIDSITKKYADLGKKLTIRHLSEDCKKILKNAGPFCTYEEDEPNYKVAINY
- a CDS encoding putative metalloprotease CJM1_0395 family protein encodes the protein MEINNFSQSSSLIYQELAQKRAELSNIDKKELEKSTQESYDKVNISDNKYDEKDYNRVLDKFKDLDAETKTHEQTHASGAPTTAPISYNYQVGPDGKLYATGGSVRFDTSIPDDEASANVKLEQLKDASSSVDNLSSADAQIARTANLNKLLLQSQDYNQGESNEN